The Leclercia sp. LSNIH1 sequence ACCTCATCGTCATTGCCGCCGCCGATGGCGAGCATTACGAAGTCGTGGCCGGTGGCCGCAGGCTGGCCGCGTTGAAGCTGCTGGCGAAGAAGCGCCGCATCAGCAAGGAATGGGAAGTGCCTTGCCTGTTGGTGGCCGATGGCACCGCCCGCACGGCCAGCCTCACCGAGAACGTGCAGCGCGAAGCCATGCACCCCGCCGACCAGTTCGAGGCATTCGCCGCGCTGGTGGCCGAAGGCCGACCCATCGAGGACATAGCCGCCGATTTCAGCGTCACGCCGCTGGTGGTGCAGCGCCGCTTGAAGCTGGCGAACGTCTCGCCCCGGCTGCTGGCCGACTACCGCGCCGAAGCCGTGACGCTCGATCAGTTGATGGCCCTTGCCATCACCGACGACCACGCCGCGCAGGAAACCGCGTTCTACGACGCGCCGACGTGGCAGCGCAACCCTTCCCAATTGCGCGACCGCCTCACCGAGCGCGAGATTGACGCATACCGGCATCCGCTGGTGCGTTTCGTGGGGCTGGATACCTACGGAGCCGCAGGCGGTGGTGTGCGCCGTGACCTGTTCGCGGAAGGTGACGCGGGCGTGTATCTGACCGATGCCGCGCTGCTGGAACGGCTGGCGCAAGACAAGCTGGCAGGTATCGCCGCCGAGGTGAAGGACGAAGGCTGGGCGTGGGTGGATGCCACCCCCGCCGTGACCCATGCCGACCTGCACGCCTTCCAGCGTGCGCCGAGGGAGCGCCGCGAACCGAACAAGCGCGAAGCGCAGCGCATCGAGAAGCTGCAAACCAAGATGCACGAACTGGCCGCCGCCGTGGATGACGCGCTTGATACCGAAGACGAGGAAAAGGCCGATGCCTTGCAGGAAGAAGGCGAAGCCGTGGGCGAGCAGTTGCAGGCGCTGGAAGATGGCTTGCAGGACTACGGCACGACCGTGAAGGCCGCAGCCGGTGCCATCGTCACCATCGACCGCAACGGGCAGGCAGTGATTCATCGCGGGTTGATGCGCGAGGCCGAGGCCAAGGCGCTGCGCACACTGGAACGCCTGCGCCAAGGTTTCGGCAGCGAAAGCGAAGCCGGGAACGACGACGAAGGCGAGGACGACGAGCAGCCCAAGACCGCCGCCATGTCCGACAAGCTGGCGCAGCGGTTGAGCGCCCACCGCACCGCCGCGCTGCAAATCGAAGTCGCCCGGCATCCGCAAGTGGCGCTGGCCGCGCTGGTGCATGGCATGGTGCAGACCGTCTTGCAGGGCAGCCACTACGGCCACGACTTGCCGCTGGGCGTGAGCCTGAAAGCGCAAGACCGGCTGGAAGGCATCGCCCCGGATATACCGGATTCGCCCGCCGCCGTGGCGCTGCGCGAGTTGCAGCAGGTAGCAGGCGAAGGCTTGCCGGAGGACAGCGCCGAACTGTTCGCCGTGCTGCTAGCGAAGTCGCAAGATGAACTGGTGCGGCTGCTGGCGATATCCGTGGCCGTCACGGTGGACGTGGTGACACCCCGCGCCACGCCGCAGCAACCGGGCGCGGAACTGGCGCAGGCTGTCGGCTTGGACATGGCCGCATGGTGGAAGCCCACCAATGAGGGTTATTTCCGGCATGTGCCGAAGGCCGCGATTCTGGAAGCCGTGGAGCAGTACGCCCCGGCGCACGTCACCCGGCTGGCGAAGTTGAAGAAGGCCGACATTGCCAGCGAAGCCGAGCGGCTGGCCGATGGCACCGGCTGGATGCCTGCCATCTTCAAGGCCGAAGGCACCGACGACACCACGGCGCAGGATGCGCCGCAGGCGGTGACGAACGACGAGCCGGAAGCCATCGACAACGACGACGAGCAGCAGGCCCACGCACTCGCCGCCTGACCTTCACCACCACCGAGCGCCCCGGTTTCGGCCGGGGCGCTTCGCTGTTCCATCAGCATCGGCCCCAGGCCGTTCCGCCCTGGTGCCGATGGTCAAAAATCCGGGCGCGGCGGTGGCCGCGCCCGGTTTCCAAGCCCAAAGCCAGAACGCCCCTTCGCCGCCTTCGGGCGGACGGCGAAGGGGCGGCGCACAAGTGACCTTGTGCGCGGGAAACCCTCGAAGCCCATAAGTGCGTCGGCGCACAGCGCCGACGACATTCCGAACGCGCCCCACCGCAATGGACGGGCGTGTGGGGCTACGCCCCGGCTTGCTGCCGCAGGTTGCACGAAAGCGTGCCGTCCTCGACGCTGGCGGTTCGTCGCCTGTACGTCACGAAGGACGGTTCACCGACACGCCGCCCGGCCTTGCAATGGAGCTTCCACGCCACGCCTCACGCAAAGGGCCGCAAGCAGCAGTAGGGACGCTTTCACCTTGTCGCTGGGCATTGTCCTTGCCCGTGTCAGGGCGCAGGCCGGTGAAGCCGTCGCGCGGGGATGCCGAGTCGGCCATGCCTCCATTCGGGAGCGGGCGGCCAGTACGTCCTTGTGTTGTTGTGAATCCTGGCGGTGGCTGGGCTTCATGGCCGCAACCTTCCAGCGAAAACAATTCCCCCTGCGCTGCGCGCATTCCTCGCGGGACAAATTCTTTTCGCTTCCAGGTTCTCCACGGTGTTGCGACCGCTGCGCGGTGCGGCCAGCCCATCCCCCGCCGGACGGATCACAACAAGGACGCACTGGCGCGACCTTGTTCAACCCGAAAGGAGAAATCATCATGGCTAACATCGGCACCTTCACCGCAGAGAAAGACGGCTTCACCGGCCAGCTCCGCACCCTGACCCTCAACTTCAAGGTCAAGCTGGTTCCCAACGACAAGGGCGAGAACGAAAGCGCCCCGGACTTCCGCCTGCAAGCGGCCGGCCACGACTTCGGCGCGGCGTGGAAGAAAACCAGCGAGGCCGGGCGGGATTACCTGTCGGTGGCCATCGACGATCCTTCATTCCCGGCGACGGTCTATGCCCGCCTGATCGAAGGCGAGAATGACACGCACGACCTCATCTGGTCGCGCAGCAAGCCCAAGGCGGCCTGACGGCCGCCCACCGCGCCCCGCCCATTGCGGCGGGGCGCGGTGCTGCTGATCGCAGCATCGCACGCACAGGGTTTCGGCAGTTGCCCCATGTCCCGCATGTCCAAGGCCAGCATTGCATTGGTGATGGTCGAATGGCTCGAAGCCCGTGGCAGTAGGAACAGCATGGCGTGTCGGCGCATTGCGCCGCCGGGCTTTCGGGCTGCGCCCCATGCCGCCAATGGCGTCATGTCCATTCGGCTTCAATCCCTCACGCCTTCGCGCCTGGCGGCGCTGCGCGCTCCGCTTGCGGGCATTCAGACGCGCTAGGGCGCGTCGCGCTCTTTCAGCACGGCCTCGAACTCCTGGCGCACCCGCGCCAGCAGTTCGTCGGCCTTGTGCGTGTCGTCGCCGGCGTAGGCCAGCGTCAACAGCGTCAGCGGATGCACTTCCATGACCTCGCACAGCTCGGTCAGCTTGTGCAGGGTCGGACTTTTCAAGTCGCGCTCCAGCGTACTCATATAGGTGCGGCTGGACACGTCGGAGAACGCTTCCTGGCTCAAGCCTCGCGCCTTCCTGACTGTCCGTATTGCCGTTGCCAATGAGTGTTTCGCTGTCACTAACTTGGTTTCCCCATAAAAACCAAGATGACAGCCCATTGCGCCCTATAGGGCTACAATCTATAGTGTTCATTCATGGCTGAAAGGCCCGCTTTCGTGCTTTTACGGAAATCCGCAGATGCGGATTCCGACAGAACCGGGGAATCGCATCCGTGTCTTTCCGGCTTCCGACAATTCCGCTTCGGCGCTTCTGTTCTTCTACGGATG is a genomic window containing:
- a CDS encoding ParB/RepB/Spo0J family partition protein, with amino-acid sequence MNAITQTEARALNTAAAIPLEAADPTKNLILVPLSRLVSRPAGRNVRKTPRMSIPELAASIQRVGLLQNLIVIAAADGEHYEVVAGGRRLAALKLLAKKRRISKEWEVPCLLVADGTARTASLTENVQREAMHPADQFEAFAALVAEGRPIEDIAADFSVTPLVVQRRLKLANVSPRLLADYRAEAVTLDQLMALAITDDHAAQETAFYDAPTWQRNPSQLRDRLTEREIDAYRHPLVRFVGLDTYGAAGGGVRRDLFAEGDAGVYLTDAALLERLAQDKLAGIAAEVKDEGWAWVDATPAVTHADLHAFQRAPRERREPNKREAQRIEKLQTKMHELAAAVDDALDTEDEEKADALQEEGEAVGEQLQALEDGLQDYGTTVKAAAGAIVTIDRNGQAVIHRGLMREAEAKALRTLERLRQGFGSESEAGNDDEGEDDEQPKTAAMSDKLAQRLSAHRTAALQIEVARHPQVALAALVHGMVQTVLQGSHYGHDLPLGVSLKAQDRLEGIAPDIPDSPAAVALRELQQVAGEGLPEDSAELFAVLLAKSQDELVRLLAISVAVTVDVVTPRATPQQPGAELAQAVGLDMAAWWKPTNEGYFRHVPKAAILEAVEQYAPAHVTRLAKLKKADIASEAERLADGTGWMPAIFKAEGTDDTTAQDAPQAVTNDEPEAIDNDDEQQAHALAA
- a CDS encoding DUF736 domain-containing protein — protein: MANIGTFTAEKDGFTGQLRTLTLNFKVKLVPNDKGENESAPDFRLQAAGHDFGAAWKKTSEAGRDYLSVAIDDPSFPATVYARLIEGENDTHDLIWSRSKPKAA
- a CDS encoding helix-turn-helix domain-containing protein, with product MTAKHSLATAIRTVRKARGLSQEAFSDVSSRTYMSTLERDLKSPTLHKLTELCEVMEVHPLTLLTLAYAGDDTHKADELLARVRQEFEAVLKERDAP